In one window of Aquimarina spinulae DNA:
- a CDS encoding helix-turn-helix domain-containing protein, with amino-acid sequence MSFLFFYAVETAGIYIKRKFYYYIPAIFEFLFLSVFFLLVLQNPEIHTTLKEMHFGKIMNIVGAIYIVTMSVMIIKINNKHRKRLPYYYEVTKNKSLNWLTVFCIICILFNLSGNSLNLFISEKSYQYLMNTILLLSLYYVTIASLVQINIINMISPKVEEKETKAELENIVKIIEEYMMETKAYLNPSITLKTFAKEVKLPERLISKAINKIEHKNFNNYINYYRIEEFKQLLSMDRHKKFSISAIANEVGFNSRASFYKNFKDIVGVSPSSYAKNVDG; translated from the coding sequence ATGAGTTTTTTATTTTTCTACGCAGTAGAAACGGCGGGAATTTATATAAAGCGAAAATTCTATTACTATATTCCTGCAATCTTTGAGTTTTTGTTTTTATCAGTATTTTTTCTTTTAGTGTTGCAAAACCCAGAAATACATACCACTTTAAAAGAAATGCATTTTGGTAAAATAATGAACATTGTTGGTGCTATCTATATCGTAACGATGTCTGTTATGATTATTAAAATTAATAATAAGCATAGGAAACGGTTACCTTATTATTATGAAGTGACCAAAAACAAATCATTAAATTGGTTAACTGTTTTTTGTATTATCTGTATCCTGTTTAATCTTTCGGGGAACTCATTAAACTTGTTTATTAGTGAAAAGTCTTATCAATATTTGATGAATACTATTCTTCTACTTTCTCTCTATTATGTTACCATTGCGAGTCTGGTACAGATTAATATTATAAATATGATTTCCCCCAAAGTAGAAGAAAAAGAAACTAAGGCAGAATTAGAAAACATTGTAAAGATTATTGAAGAATATATGATGGAAACCAAAGCGTATTTAAATCCTTCAATTACTCTAAAAACATTTGCCAAAGAGGTAAAGTTGCCAGAAAGGCTGATCTCTAAAGCGATTAATAAAATAGAGCATAAAAATTTCAATAATTATATCAATTATTATAGAATAGAGGAATTTAAACAACTTTTGTCTATGGATAGACATAAAAAATTTAGCATTTCTGCAATAGCTAACGAAGTTGGTTTTAATTCTAGAGCATCTTTTTACAAAAATTTCAAAGATATTGTTGGAGTCTCTCCTTCATCATATGCGAAAAATGTAGATGGTTGA
- a CDS encoding TIGR02757 family protein produces MKKFNQIELKDFLDEKVFYYERPKFIETDPIQIPHLYTGKEDIEISGFLTATISWGNRKSILTNSHKLMSLLGNSPYDFIMNHTEINLQDFNGFVHRTFNSTDLSYFITALRHIYTKYDDMEAFFKLYKEEDNFQTAIHNFKKEFFSLPHPIRTEKHVSDPHKNSAAKRINMFLRWMVRDASAGVDLGIWRNLSPAQLSCPLDVHSGNVARKLGLLTRKQNDGKALLELDTKLRNLDPTDPVKYDYALFGLGVFEKF; encoded by the coding sequence GTGAAGAAATTTAACCAAATCGAACTCAAAGATTTTCTGGATGAAAAGGTATTTTACTACGAACGACCAAAATTTATTGAAACAGATCCGATACAGATTCCTCATTTATATACCGGAAAAGAAGATATTGAAATCTCAGGATTTCTTACTGCCACTATTTCCTGGGGGAATCGAAAAAGCATCTTAACCAATTCTCACAAATTAATGTCACTTTTGGGAAATAGCCCATATGATTTTATAATGAATCATACCGAGATAAATCTTCAAGATTTTAATGGTTTTGTACATAGAACTTTTAATAGTACCGATCTCTCCTACTTCATCACAGCACTACGGCATATATATACTAAATATGATGATATGGAAGCTTTTTTTAAATTGTATAAAGAAGAAGACAACTTTCAAACCGCAATTCATAACTTTAAAAAAGAATTCTTTTCCTTACCGCATCCGATTAGAACAGAAAAACATGTTAGTGACCCTCATAAAAACTCTGCTGCCAAACGAATCAATATGTTTCTACGGTGGATGGTAAGGGATGCTTCTGCCGGAGTTGATTTAGGTATTTGGCGTAACCTCTCCCCTGCTCAATTATCATGCCCCTTAGACGTACACTCGGGAAATGTTGCTCGTAAATTGGGATTGCTTACGCGCAAACAAAATGATGGAAAAGCATTGTTAGAGCTTGATACAAAACTGAGGAACTTAGATCCCACAGACCCAGTTAAGTATGATTACGCATTATTTGGACTTGGAGTTTTTGAAAAATTTTAA
- a CDS encoding phosphatase, with amino-acid sequence MKNHLIIASLGAALLLASCNLDDYTGGPIKPPTGKIELKNHSISPVLLEKTSEFSDIEIYNLLSSEDTYIPDFTYGSMADGAGLLRNKNGTFTLINNIEADYSIARITLDETFKPIKGEHILNAVATANTAQCSGSLITPSIHGFGPLYLSGGEWGGNSKGVFATNPYKNVSEASAPRMLTALGQWSTENAVALSRRAYPGKTVVFIGDDNSNNEVPSGQLGMYVGRQGDLERGKLYGLKVTSPEVTYEVDMKEGVSYDMEFVELTEKDIDLLDAEAKEKGVMGFSRLEDIDWRRGRSRKNNQEVYFAVTGRDKPGLIGKGTRSGRIYKVELNNRNPYGPGKITCVLDGDKIGGTAEAFHSPDNILVTKNYAYIQEDPNGIQDFKPAANHYSRLYQYNLNTRELKVVLECDQPKAAASGYGSLNKIWEITGMIDISDVIGVDETFLMITQNHGWERADGTPFTDPTANPDVANSRKEGSMLYVIKGLER; translated from the coding sequence ATGAAAAATCATCTTATTATTGCCTCTCTAGGTGCTGCATTACTATTGGCTTCTTGCAACCTAGACGATTACACAGGAGGTCCTATTAAACCACCAACAGGAAAAATCGAACTGAAAAATCATTCTATCTCTCCTGTTTTATTAGAAAAGACTTCTGAATTTTCTGATATAGAAATATACAATCTACTTTCATCTGAAGACACCTATATTCCTGATTTCACCTACGGTTCTATGGCTGATGGTGCAGGATTACTTCGTAATAAAAACGGAACATTTACTTTAATTAATAATATAGAAGCTGATTATTCTATTGCCAGAATCACATTAGACGAAACTTTTAAACCAATTAAAGGAGAACATATCCTTAATGCTGTGGCTACAGCAAATACTGCCCAGTGTTCTGGTTCACTAATTACTCCATCCATACATGGTTTCGGCCCTTTATATCTTTCTGGTGGTGAATGGGGAGGAAATTCTAAAGGTGTTTTTGCAACGAACCCATATAAGAATGTATCAGAAGCTTCTGCTCCAAGAATGTTGACTGCACTAGGGCAATGGTCTACCGAGAATGCAGTAGCGCTAAGCAGACGCGCATACCCAGGTAAAACTGTCGTTTTCATTGGTGATGATAATAGTAATAACGAAGTTCCTTCGGGGCAATTAGGAATGTATGTTGGCAGACAAGGTGATCTTGAAAGAGGTAAATTATACGGATTGAAAGTAACCTCTCCAGAAGTAACCTACGAAGTAGATATGAAAGAAGGAGTTTCTTATGATATGGAGTTTGTAGAATTAACCGAAAAAGATATTGATTTATTAGATGCTGAAGCCAAAGAAAAAGGAGTAATGGGATTTTCTAGATTAGAAGATATAGATTGGAGAAGAGGGCGTAGCAGAAAGAATAACCAAGAAGTATACTTTGCTGTAACAGGAAGAGATAAACCTGGATTAATAGGAAAAGGAACACGTTCTGGAAGAATTTACAAAGTAGAACTAAATAATAGAAATCCATATGGTCCTGGTAAAATAACTTGTGTATTAGATGGTGACAAAATTGGTGGTACCGCCGAAGCTTTTCACAGTCCTGATAATATTTTGGTAACCAAAAATTACGCTTACATACAAGAAGATCCAAATGGGATTCAAGATTTTAAACCTGCTGCAAATCATTATTCGAGATTGTATCAATACAATTTAAACACCAGAGAATTAAAAGTAGTATTAGAATGTGATCAGCCTAAAGCAGCAGCATCTGGATACGGTAGTTTAAATAAGATATGGGAAATAACAGGTATGATTGATATATCAGACGTTATCGGTGTTGATGAAACTTTTCTTATGATTACTCAAAATCATGGATGGGAAAGAGCAGACGGAACACCTTTTACCGATCCTACAGCAAACCCTGATGTAGCAAATAGTCGTAAAGAAGGTAGTATGCTTTATGTAATTAAAGGTTTAGAACGATAA
- a CDS encoding cytochrome-c peroxidase, which produces MVLFKYNKEAYFVISLFIIFGFFSSCSEKKEVKTEKAPFNIQMKEQFITDITMAINHLDSAKTDTSNVKKHFLQSRKYFKKTEPILASLDIENYGFLNQPNILKVEEDDFTDIKTKQPSGYQVLEEEIFTEEMNAALVNKHLNLVSNRLKLIKKNTSFNHLKTYHFLWLFRKSIVQIALTGITGFDSPVLENSLEESKIVYQSLKTYLSIFKNEFNDVALLKKWNYEIDASIKDLNADFNTFNRYDFIKNHTHKQLKLWNQVVDDWHVSFPFELAIKNDATSLFSKDTYNHTYFADRNSGEMTSEKIALGKKLFYDTNLSSNKKISCATCHHPDKAFTDGLKIGAKVTRNTPTLFYAGLQKAFFYDKRAGSLEGQIIAVIENKNEFHTDLETLRQVVTQDSTYTKSFAEVFENQKIGNAEIRNAIASYIRSLAPFNSKFDRNINTLENTLTQNEINGFNLFNGKAKCATCHFAPVFNGTVPPNYKESEIELIGVPEQNDTINATISADLGRYYVYKTPERKHFFKTPTVRNAGKTAPYMHNGVYTTLEGVMDFYNRGGGIGIGIQNEYQTLPPDPLHLTNQEIEDIISFIHTLEDDIKTY; this is translated from the coding sequence ATGGTTTTATTTAAATACAACAAAGAGGCTTATTTTGTGATAAGCCTCTTTATCATATTCGGTTTTTTTTCTTCTTGTTCAGAAAAGAAAGAAGTAAAAACAGAAAAAGCACCATTCAATATCCAAATGAAAGAACAATTCATAACCGATATCACAATGGCAATTAATCACCTGGACAGCGCTAAAACTGATACGAGTAATGTCAAAAAGCATTTTCTTCAATCCAGGAAGTATTTCAAAAAAACCGAACCCATTTTGGCTTCTCTGGATATTGAAAACTATGGTTTCTTAAACCAACCTAATATTTTAAAGGTTGAAGAAGATGACTTTACTGATATAAAAACTAAACAACCAAGTGGATATCAAGTTCTCGAAGAAGAGATTTTTACAGAAGAAATGAATGCTGCACTTGTGAACAAACATTTGAACCTGGTATCAAATAGATTAAAATTAATTAAGAAAAACACCAGTTTTAATCATCTAAAGACATATCATTTTTTGTGGCTATTTAGAAAATCAATAGTTCAAATAGCACTTACAGGAATAACAGGTTTTGATTCTCCTGTCTTAGAAAACTCTTTAGAAGAGTCTAAAATAGTATACCAAAGTTTAAAGACCTATTTATCTATCTTTAAAAATGAATTTAACGACGTAGCACTTTTAAAAAAATGGAATTACGAAATAGATGCATCAATTAAAGATCTAAATGCTGATTTTAATACGTTTAACCGATATGATTTCATTAAAAATCATACGCATAAACAATTAAAATTATGGAATCAGGTCGTAGATGATTGGCATGTGAGCTTTCCTTTTGAGTTAGCAATAAAAAATGATGCTACTTCTCTTTTTTCTAAGGATACTTATAATCACACCTATTTTGCAGATAGAAATTCTGGAGAAATGACTTCAGAAAAAATAGCATTGGGGAAAAAGTTATTTTACGATACTAACTTATCTTCGAATAAAAAAATTAGTTGTGCAACCTGCCATCATCCAGATAAAGCATTTACAGATGGGTTGAAAATTGGAGCAAAAGTTACACGTAATACTCCTACATTATTTTATGCTGGTCTGCAAAAGGCATTTTTCTATGATAAAAGAGCCGGTAGTTTAGAAGGTCAGATCATTGCTGTGATAGAAAATAAAAATGAATTTCATACAGATTTAGAAACGCTGAGACAAGTTGTTACACAAGATAGTACATACACAAAAAGTTTTGCCGAAGTTTTTGAAAACCAAAAGATTGGTAATGCAGAAATTAGGAATGCTATAGCCAGTTATATAAGAAGTTTAGCACCTTTTAACTCTAAATTTGATAGAAACATAAACACTCTGGAGAATACGCTTACTCAAAATGAAATTAATGGTTTTAATCTTTTTAATGGTAAAGCCAAATGTGCTACATGTCATTTTGCTCCTGTTTTTAATGGTACTGTACCTCCTAACTATAAAGAATCAGAAATCGAATTGATCGGAGTTCCAGAACAAAATGACACTATTAATGCTACTATTAGTGCAGATTTAGGGAGGTATTATGTGTATAAAACCCCCGAAAGGAAACATTTTTTTAAGACTCCCACGGTTAGAAATGCCGGGAAAACTGCTCCTTATATGCATAATGGAGTATATACTACTCTAGAAGGTGTTATGGATTTTTATAACCGTGGAGGCGGTATTGGTATAGGTATCCAGAATGAATATCAAACCTTACCTCCCGACCCGTTACATCTCACTAATCAGGAAATAGAGGATATTATTTCGTTTATACATACATTAGAAGATGATATTAAAACCTATTAA
- a CDS encoding sensor histidine kinase, which translates to MISNAIPINENFRLEALKSLDILDTESQKEFDEITALAAYICETDMALISLVDNDRQWFKSKHGLETCETPRNNSLCSHVVLQPHTPLIIKDTREDKRFNDNPIILEEKPIIFYAGIPLIDKDGFALGSLCVMDSVPRELSDKQLESLNALAKQVIILFELNKKNNDLQIIQNKLKKHNESLREFARVISHDLKMPLANVITSTDLLKLKLEDKLDNESLEYFEYIKTSSFSMSSYISDVLDHYESESLIHNEPEEFYLNHLLSKIVDLLTMKPDFTIYFPEEDPIIQCNKLALKQIFFNLIGNSIKYNDKDQIIISIETNEDENFYYFRITDNGMGIPNDKLATIFELFTTANTTDRSGNKGNGIGLSTVEKLVKNLGGDIKVSSKEKIQTTFEFSIKKSI; encoded by the coding sequence ATGATATCGAATGCTATACCCATAAACGAAAACTTTAGGTTAGAAGCTTTAAAATCATTAGACATTCTGGATACCGAATCACAGAAGGAGTTTGATGAAATTACTGCTCTTGCCGCGTATATCTGTGAAACAGATATGGCACTAATCTCATTGGTAGATAATGATAGACAATGGTTTAAGTCTAAACACGGCTTAGAAACGTGTGAGACTCCTCGTAATAATTCACTTTGCTCTCATGTTGTTTTACAACCTCATACTCCTTTAATAATTAAAGATACCCGAGAAGATAAGCGTTTTAATGACAACCCAATTATTCTAGAAGAAAAACCTATTATTTTTTATGCCGGAATTCCTTTGATAGATAAAGATGGTTTTGCTTTGGGGTCCTTATGTGTGATGGATAGCGTTCCCAGAGAACTTTCTGATAAGCAACTAGAATCCCTTAACGCTCTGGCAAAGCAGGTGATTATTCTTTTTGAGCTTAACAAAAAGAATAATGATCTTCAAATAATTCAAAACAAGTTAAAAAAACATAACGAATCTTTAAGAGAATTTGCTAGAGTGATATCGCATGATCTCAAAATGCCATTAGCCAATGTTATTACATCTACAGATTTGTTAAAACTTAAACTGGAAGATAAACTCGATAATGAAAGTTTAGAATATTTTGAATACATCAAAACTTCTTCTTTCTCTATGAGTAGTTATATTAGTGATGTACTTGATCATTATGAGAGTGAAAGTTTAATACATAATGAACCCGAAGAATTTTACTTAAACCACTTATTGAGTAAAATTGTTGATTTACTTACGATGAAACCGGATTTTACTATCTATTTCCCAGAAGAAGATCCAATCATACAATGTAATAAACTAGCATTAAAACAAATTTTCTTTAATCTTATCGGAAACAGTATTAAATATAATGACAAAGATCAGATCATTATATCAATAGAAACTAACGAAGATGAAAATTTCTACTATTTCAGAATAACAGATAACGGAATGGGGATTCCGAATGATAAGTTAGCTACTATTTTTGAGCTTTTCACTACTGCTAATACTACAGATAGAAGTGGTAATAAAGGTAATGGTATAGGGCTTTCTACAGTAGAAAAATTAGTTAAGAACCTAGGGGGGGATATTAAAGTATCTTCTAAAGAAAAAATTCAGACCACTTTTGAGTTCTCTATAAAGAAATCTATTTAA
- a CDS encoding NAD(P)/FAD-dependent oxidoreductase gives MQYEFTIQVSPEIAAHPDQLKSKVAHKNGIPLDEIRHIQVLKRSIDARQRAIKVNLKLKVYVQEDYIDQPIALPEYPDVSNAPEVVIIGAGPAGLFAALRCIELGCKPIVLERGKDVQARRRDLKAITRDHIVNEDSNYCFGEGGAGTYSDGKLYTRSKKRGDVHRILELLVGFGATDQILVEAHPHIGTNKLPSIITAIREKIVERGGEVHFNTRVIDFEIRNSEINGVTLLDGSTIATNKVILATGHSARDIFTLLYDKKIEIEAKPFALGVRVEHPQKLIDQIQYSCEVRGPYLPPSPYSIVKQVTGRGMYSFCMCPGGVIAPCATSPGEVVTNGWSPSKRDQPTANSGIVIELRIEDFKEFSKYGPLSGMYFQKYIEQHAWQVGGKTQKVPAQRLVDMAEGKISTHLPETSYKPGLTSADMGVVFPKFIHQTLQDGFKAFGKSMKGYLTNDAVVHAPESRTSSPVRIPRDWKTLEHTQIKGLYPCGEGAGYAGGIISAAIDGEKCAQACVAKILSKTV, from the coding sequence TTGCAATACGAATTCACGATACAAGTTTCACCAGAAATTGCGGCACATCCCGATCAATTAAAAAGTAAGGTAGCACATAAAAACGGGATCCCTTTGGATGAAATTAGACATATTCAGGTTTTAAAACGTTCTATAGATGCTCGACAACGGGCAATTAAGGTCAATTTGAAGCTAAAAGTATATGTACAGGAAGATTATATAGATCAGCCCATTGCATTACCAGAATATCCAGATGTTTCTAATGCACCAGAGGTCGTTATCATTGGAGCTGGCCCTGCAGGCTTGTTTGCAGCATTACGCTGTATCGAATTGGGTTGTAAACCCATTGTTTTAGAACGAGGAAAAGATGTACAGGCACGTCGTAGAGATCTTAAAGCTATTACCAGAGATCATATTGTTAACGAAGATTCTAATTATTGTTTTGGAGAAGGTGGAGCAGGCACATATAGTGATGGTAAATTATATACCCGATCTAAGAAAAGAGGAGATGTACATCGTATTTTAGAGCTTTTGGTTGGATTTGGAGCTACCGATCAGATTTTGGTCGAAGCACATCCACATATTGGGACAAATAAATTACCTAGTATTATAACTGCAATACGAGAGAAAATTGTTGAAAGAGGAGGAGAAGTACATTTTAATACTCGTGTAATTGATTTTGAAATTAGAAATTCTGAAATCAATGGAGTCACTCTATTGGATGGAAGTACTATTGCTACTAATAAAGTTATTCTGGCCACAGGACATTCTGCAAGAGATATATTTACGCTATTGTATGATAAAAAAATAGAAATCGAAGCAAAACCGTTTGCTTTGGGAGTACGAGTAGAACACCCACAAAAACTCATAGATCAGATTCAGTATTCTTGTGAAGTTCGAGGACCTTATTTACCTCCTTCACCATATAGTATCGTAAAACAGGTAACCGGCAGAGGAATGTATTCTTTCTGTATGTGCCCCGGCGGTGTGATTGCTCCCTGTGCTACTAGTCCGGGGGAAGTGGTAACAAATGGCTGGTCTCCTTCTAAAAGAGATCAACCTACCGCCAATAGTGGTATTGTTATAGAATTGCGGATAGAAGATTTTAAGGAATTTTCTAAATATGGCCCTTTATCGGGGATGTATTTTCAGAAATATATAGAGCAGCACGCGTGGCAAGTAGGAGGGAAGACTCAAAAGGTTCCCGCACAAAGACTAGTAGATATGGCTGAAGGAAAAATATCAACACATCTTCCAGAAACTTCGTATAAACCAGGTTTAACATCTGCCGATATGGGGGTAGTATTCCCCAAATTTATCCATCAAACATTACAAGATGGTTTTAAAGCATTTGGTAAAAGCATGAAAGGATATCTTACCAATGATGCTGTAGTGCACGCTCCCGAGTCCAGAACATCATCACCTGTTCGTATTCCCAGAGACTGGAAAACATTAGAACATACACAAATTAAAGGATTATATCCTTGTGGTGAAGGAGCAGGATACGCCGGAGGTATAATTTCTGCAGCTATCGATGGTGAAAAATGTGCTCAGGCTTGTGTAGCAAAAATACTATCTAAAACAGTTTAA
- a CDS encoding porin family protein, whose product MKKLFLLAIAVIGFSISSNAQDIKLGFKGGVNFATLNGDNVNDNLDGRTGYHIGAVVQIGLSDMFAVQPELIYSAQGIENTDIDYLNLPVLVKFKFAKFFSAEAGPQFGFVVNDNYPAGTDPESFDLSAAVGAGVEFGSFFGQLRYNIGFTDIVDNVEAKNSVFQVSVGYYIF is encoded by the coding sequence ATGAAAAAGCTTTTTTTATTAGCAATTGCGGTAATCGGTTTTTCAATTTCTTCAAATGCACAGGACATCAAACTTGGTTTTAAGGGTGGGGTAAACTTTGCTACATTAAATGGAGACAATGTGAATGATAATTTAGATGGACGTACAGGATATCATATTGGTGCTGTAGTTCAAATAGGATTATCAGATATGTTTGCTGTACAGCCAGAACTTATATATTCTGCACAGGGAATTGAAAATACAGACATAGATTATTTAAATCTTCCTGTTTTGGTAAAATTTAAATTCGCTAAATTTTTTAGTGCAGAAGCAGGACCTCAATTTGGTTTTGTAGTTAATGACAATTATCCTGCAGGTACTGATCCAGAAAGTTTTGATCTAAGTGCAGCTGTAGGTGCCGGAGTAGAATTTGGTTCTTTTTTCGGTCAATTACGATATAATATTGGATTTACTGATATTGTAGATAATGTAGAAGCTAAAAATTCTGTATTTCAAGTTTCTGTTGGATACTATATCTTTTAG
- a CDS encoding vWA domain-containing protein, translating into MQFKHPEFLYALFALIIPILVHLFQLRRFQKVNFTNVQFLKAVTVQTRKSSQIKKWLTLLARLLAMAAIIFAFAQPFLALEEIVGKKSKTVLYLDNSFSMQAKGSKGPLLKRAVQEILSDLPEEETISLFTNTETFIDVSKQDIQNDLLQIEYSSNQLSYSAAYLKAKQLVGISSETNKRIIMVSDFQQKENAFSIQKDTDTKTHLVQLQPVTRQNIAIDSLYLRHNTNNDLTLNVVLSNTDTNAENTSIALYNDDKLIAKTAVSIPENGTAETEFRLDENIKINGRVTIEDPVITFDNSRFFTINAPEKIKVVAINETDDNFIKNIFTSDEFVVLSSSAERLNYNNISNANLVIINEVKQIPVSLINALKPFVDQGGTICFIPATNGDLVSYQQFISGYSTQGLLAETTREKKITAINFSHPLYRGVFDKKITNFQYPKVNSYYQANASNIILSFEDSSPFLYKTNNLYVFTSAINQENSNFKNSPLIVPTLYNIGKQSLQLTDISYTIGQINSYDIPISLGQDGILSLVSDQENIIPLQQSFSTKVSITTDEVPTRAGIYRVQDKNNSVQQHVSYNYNSAESDLQYYNLTTTEDYQVSQSVTELFDQIKEETSVNELWKWFVIFALIFLLIEILLLKYLK; encoded by the coding sequence ATGCAGTTTAAACACCCAGAATTTCTTTACGCTCTCTTTGCACTTATAATTCCTATTCTAGTTCATTTATTTCAATTACGACGTTTTCAGAAGGTTAATTTTACAAATGTTCAGTTTCTAAAAGCGGTTACGGTACAAACTCGAAAAAGTTCTCAGATCAAAAAATGGCTGACGCTTCTTGCTCGATTATTAGCTATGGCAGCTATCATTTTTGCTTTTGCACAACCATTTCTGGCATTAGAAGAAATTGTTGGTAAAAAAAGTAAAACCGTATTATACCTTGATAATTCGTTTAGTATGCAGGCCAAAGGTTCTAAAGGGCCTCTACTAAAACGTGCTGTACAAGAAATCCTTAGTGATCTTCCTGAAGAGGAAACCATATCTCTTTTTACCAATACAGAAACTTTTATTGATGTTTCTAAACAAGATATTCAAAACGACTTGTTACAAATCGAGTACTCGTCTAATCAACTTTCGTATTCCGCAGCTTATCTTAAAGCTAAACAATTAGTAGGAATATCTTCAGAAACCAATAAACGTATCATAATGGTTTCAGATTTTCAACAAAAAGAAAATGCCTTTAGTATACAAAAAGATACAGATACAAAAACACACCTTGTTCAGCTACAACCTGTCACCAGGCAAAATATTGCTATCGACAGCCTGTATTTAAGGCATAACACCAATAATGACCTCACTCTTAATGTAGTATTAAGCAATACGGATACTAATGCAGAAAACACTTCTATTGCGCTATATAATGACGATAAATTGATTGCCAAAACTGCAGTTTCTATTCCGGAAAATGGCACAGCCGAAACTGAATTCCGTTTAGATGAGAATATAAAAATTAACGGTCGGGTAACTATAGAAGATCCCGTAATAACCTTTGATAATTCAAGGTTTTTTACCATAAATGCTCCAGAAAAAATAAAAGTTGTTGCTATTAATGAAACAGATGATAATTTTATAAAAAATATTTTTACTTCAGATGAATTTGTAGTGCTAAGCAGCTCTGCCGAAAGGCTTAATTATAATAATATTAGTAATGCAAACCTGGTGATCATTAATGAGGTTAAACAAATTCCGGTATCACTTATCAATGCATTAAAGCCTTTTGTTGATCAAGGAGGTACTATTTGTTTTATTCCTGCCACAAATGGAGATTTGGTTTCGTATCAACAGTTTATAAGCGGATATTCGACACAAGGGTTATTGGCAGAAACAACACGTGAAAAGAAAATCACTGCTATTAACTTCTCACATCCATTATATCGTGGGGTTTTTGATAAAAAGATTACCAATTTTCAATATCCAAAGGTAAATAGTTATTATCAGGCAAATGCATCCAATATCATATTATCTTTTGAAGATAGTAGCCCTTTCTTATACAAAACAAATAATTTATATGTATTTACATCGGCTATAAATCAGGAAAATTCTAATTTTAAGAATTCCCCTTTGATCGTTCCTACATTATATAATATTGGTAAACAAAGTCTACAGCTTACCGATATATCATATACTATTGGGCAGATTAATTCTTATGATATTCCTATATCTCTCGGACAAGATGGAATATTGTCTTTGGTTTCTGATCAAGAAAATATTATACCATTGCAACAGAGTTTTTCTACAAAAGTGAGTATAACGACAGACGAAGTTCCTACACGAGCAGGGATTTACAGGGTACAAGATAAAAACAACAGTGTTCAACAACATGTAAGTTATAATTATAATAGTGCAGAGAGTGATTTACAATACTATAACTTAACTACTACAGAAGATTATCAAGTAAGCCAATCAGTCACAGAGCTTTTTGACCAAATAAAAGAAGAGACTAGTGTTAACGAACTTTGGAAATGGTTTGTTATTTTTGCGTTGATATTCTTGCTAATTGAAATACTACTATTAAAATATCTAAAATGA